catccctcccctaATTCGAGTAAAGTAGTAGACGACAACActtaagctggaagtagaagcctatacatactatatacactgctcaaaaaaataaaaggaacactaaaataacacatcctagatctgaatgaatgaaatattcttattaaatacttttttcatcaaccattacatagttgaatgtgctgacaacaaaatcacacaaaaatgatcaatggaaatcaaatctatcaacccatggaggtctggatttggagtcacaatcaaaattaaagtggaaaactacactacaggctgatccaacttttatgtaatgtccttaaaacaagtcaaaatgaggctcagtagtgtgtgtgtggcctccacgtgcctgtatgacctccctacaacgcctgggcatgctcctgatgaggtggcggatggtctcctgagggatctcctcccagacctggactaaagcatccaccaactcctagACAGTCTTTGGTGCAACgtgacgttggtggatggagcgagacatgatgtcccagatgtgctcaattggattcaggtctggggaacgggcgggccagtccatagcatcaatgccttcctcttgcaggaactgctgacacactccagccacatgaggtctagcattgtcttgcattaggaggaacccagggccaaccgcaccagcatatggtttcacaaggggtctgaggatctcatctcggtaggTAATGgaagtcaggctacctctggcgagcccatggagggctgtgcggccctccaaagaaatgccacctcacaccatgactgacccacctccaaaccggtcatgctggaggatgttgcaggcagcagaacgttctccacggcgtctccagactctgtcacgcctgtcacatgtgctcagtgtgaacctgctttcatctgtgaagagcacagggcgccagtggcgaatttgtcgatcttggtgttctttggcaaatgccaaacgtcctgcacggtgttgggctgtaagcacaacccccacctgtggacgtcgggccctcatgtaccaccctcatggagtctgtttctgaccgtttgagcagacacatgcacatttgtggcctgctggaggtcattttgcagggctatggcagtgctcctcctgctcctccttgcacaaaggcggaggtagcggtcctgctgctgggttgttgccctcctacggcctcctccacgtctcctgatgtactggcctgtctcctggtagcgcctccatgctctggacactacgctgacagacacagcaaaccttcttgccacagctcgcattgatgtgccatcctggatgagctgcactacctgagccacttgtgtgggttgtagactccgtctcatgctaccactagagtgaaagcaccgccagcattcaaaagtgaccaaaacatcagccaggaagcataggaactgagaagtggtctgtggtcaccacctgcagaaccactcctttattgggggtgtcttgctaattgcctataatttccacctgttgtctattccatttgcacaacagcatgtgaaatttattctatttgccatatatttttccactgtgctgtgatgtttcacaaaagttctgaacctttctttTCTCATAGATTCTATATATTGTAAATTAAAGACCtttttttgctaagagtattataatgttattaattgattgactatgactttttaaaTCACTTCTATGTATTGCTTTCAATCTTTCTGTCCATTGACTTGGCTGTGCCTTACCTGGTTGTGAGTAAATTGGAGATGGTCTTCTTTGGGCTAATGAGGGTGATGGAGAGATCTCCACGTCTGCTATAGGTCAGTGTAAGACGGGCCTGGATGTGCTCCAGAGACCGAATCCAGTTCCTGGTGCCGTGACAAGCTGTCACATTCCACCTCAATGTCAGTTTCCTGCGGAGTtcactatcagacagacagagcatCAGGTATAACACATCTAACTGGCCAAGTTGGCATTATGAATTAGTGGAATTACTTtatcagtggtggctggtgggaggagctaatgGAATGGTATCACCCACCACAcaaatggaaaccacatgtttgactccgttccatgcATTGCatcccagccattacaatgagcccgtcctatagctcctcccaccagcctccacttctGTTTATGCTCAATAAAATCTGACGATCATGTTTATGTTTACTGTAAACAGCTATAGAACACACTAAGTGGCTGTCTTCCTACTAACTATCCATAAGTGAGATGAAAGGACAATGGTGTTTTCCTTACATGGCTCTGGTAATGAGGTCAATGGTGCATTTCCTTTTAGGTTTGACTGCTTTCCATTTACTGGCCAACTCCACCAGTCTCCCTGCATCCAGTAGCCCATATCCATAGTAATGGCTGACTACAATAAAAATCAGGTGTATGATGCTatagctgtgtttacacaggcagcccaattcttatATTTTTCCACTAACTGGTCTTTTGACCaacctgattggtcaaaagaccaattagtgaaaaaaatatcagaattgggctgcctgtctaaaagCAGTTCATTCATTTCAACTCTATTTCTGGCCCTACAGTGTAGCAAATCACATCCCAGTTTccctaaaaaaataaatgttatttttaccttcatttaactaggcaagaacaagttcttattttcaatgacggcctagtaaaTTGGAGATGGTAAATAATGATGGAGAGATCTCCATtcggcagaatgacagatttgtaccttgtcagctctgggatttgaactagcaaccttccagttactagtccaacgctctaaccactaggctaccctgccgcccctggtcAACTACCTAACACTAGAAGGTAGTGCTTTATGTCTCACCAGGTCTTCCAACACCATTGGTCCGCCAATCATGCGTTCGAAGATCTACCGGTCTAGATGCTCGCACCACGAGGTGTTGCACATCACGCCAGTTGAGTGTCGGGCTGTGGGAGAAGTTGGGATATTATCATCTTTCTCAATGACTCAAAGCCTCAAACTTACAACAAATAGGTTATTGAGTTACAGGTGCACAGAGACAAGAGAATGGTTACTTTGCCTCCAGAGCCAGTGCAATGATCCCAGCAGCCAGAGGGGCAGAGGCAGAGGTCCCAGTATGGTCTGAGGTGCAGGATTGATGCAGGTCGGTGGTGACCTGGAAGGGAAACAACATCCAGGTACTTTGTTGAGGCTTTGCTTACTGTTGCTGTAGGTGGTAAATGTGAGATAAATATTGACCTTTTTCAGAGTTCCACACATCTTCAGCAAACCTTTACATTAATGTGACTACTTTGTTAAGCACAATTAAACTAATGCTAAACTAGTCAAAGATTTAACAGAATGCTTTGTCACTCTAAATGCATCTTTTCAAAGAAATATATGGATGTTAAAAACACTAGTGTGGGATGAGTTGAGGACAAAGAGACTTACAATACTGCGGTGATGAAAGCTGCCACCACTGTAGGTCGTTGTTAGAATGGCAGAGCAGGGTTCACTGTAGAAGGGCAGTGTTCCCCTCTCAGTGGTACTACCAACAGACAACGTGTAAATGCTGTTGGTGTAGCCATCGCAGTTGCAGTTGTCAAAGCTGGCGCCCCCATTGCCTGAAGCCCAGACGTAAATGGAACCCAAGCCACCTCGGCCCTGTAAGGTATTGAATATGTTTTTTAAGACTCATTGTATGATCTTACCGCTTTAGTTGCCAATGCCGATTACATTGTTTTATCTTATCTAACAAAATGGACACTACTGATGAAACAGGTAATATAGGATAACCAGTACAAGTTGTATCATACATTGGTAGTGCCTCTGATAAAGGCTTCTTGGGCCAATGTGTTTGGCCCCTCCAAATTCGTCCCCAAATCTTCAGGTCCCCAGCTGGAGCTGTAGATGTCAATGTGTTGCTGATTCAAATTTAAGGACATGGCTTCTATCAGGTCAGTCACTTGTCCATCCAACATCCGAACTCCTGGACAAAACAGAACAAGTAACAGGACACAAATTAAAGCAGGATAATTGCAGTACAGTTCTATATGCTATTAAAAGAGACCAAATGAGTGAATGTATTGGTAATACTTACCTCCGATCTTGGCCTGATATGCCACTCCAACCCCACACACCCCATTATTTGCCACCGCTGCCACCACCCCAGCACACCGTGTTCCATGCCTATGGAACAGAATACAAAAGGGGTTCATCCATACAGAATGTTGTTACGTAGTGCACTTCATACATGATACATGATGTAATATCTTGCATTAAAATCTTAACATCATAGCAAATTACCTCTTtggtctggtcagagtgtattggGTGTCTGGGTTGGGGTCATTATCGTTCATGTCATAGCTAGCCTGTGGATCCTACAGGTACAATACATTAGGTTTTTATAAGGATCATTTGCCActtgtatttaattttttaaataatatttgtCTTTTTCCATTTTTGTTACAGCACTGTATTGCTGGAACAAAATTCTAAATACATTTCATATTGATGTTCTAGTGCCATTCAGGCAATTTAAAGTATTGATTGGGGACATTTTTGTGGAGGAATGTAACTTTTTCTGGGTGATTTGTGCTTCCCATTaatgtgtttttgtattttaatatATATAGGGTATAATCTGTATATTTATGTTGTATTATACAAGGCACATTTGTAAAAGAGACCTAGGTCTCAATGTGttccctgttaaaataaaggttaaataaaaaagtatataaTAACAACTCACATAATTTTCAGCAATGTCTGGGTGGCTTGTCTCTAGGCCATCGTCTAAGATGGACACGACCACTCCTTTTCCTGTGTAGCCTCGAGCCCATGCAGCCACCACATTCTGATCAAAGGCCTCACTCTGGAAAAGCAGTTTGAATACATTATTTTTTCTGTTAAAACGGGGATAACCATTTGTTTTCACTCAAGGCAGAAAAAACTAAAACAGGCTGAATAAAAATGTAAAGAGCTTGTATTAAGGAAATATACTTCAAACAAAAATGGAAGCTTAATGTTGACATACCAGGTACCACTGCTGATTGAAAAATGGATCAGTTGGTACTGTGAAAGAGTGTCTTCTCTTTCTACTCCTTCCAGATTGCTGTGCAAACCAAAGCACCTATGAAACAGAAAGTACATCATCACACTCATTACAATAAGAGAAATGCTGGGACTGGTTATTCCAGCCAATTTTGGATAGTATTGACCTATTGGCTATTCACCTTAGGGTCCATTTTGAATATAAGATTATGCAAATAGTGTGCCTGCAATGATTGTTTTGCCACCTGTCTTTGCTCCATATGGTAATAGTTGCCATCTGGAAATATCTACAAATATAATATGCCAGAAGAAATTAGCTAGTCATAATATGCCAAAAGAGCTACACATAAAAATACAAATCATTATATGACATAAACAGTGAACTAACATTGTTTTACCTTTCCTAGGTTATGGAAACCATGCTTCTTTGCAATCTTGTTGATTTGTTCAGGAGTACAATTCAAATGTAGAGCCCAAATGTTAGTGTAGATGACCTCGGCATACATTGTGCACACATACAACATACACAAGAAGCAACTGATAAACCTCATTCTGTCTGCTGTTTGAACTGATCAGCTGATACATTGTTGGTCATAGAGAAGCAATCCTTTCATTTCGCTAACTCTCATGTCTACAACTTGATTTTAACTGATGTTGACAGTTTCATCACTAACGGTTGTACTTGACATTCGAATAGGCCTACTACACGAGCGTGAACAATAACTAATATTCCCGCCACAGATAATCAAGACTGGCGCGCAAGTATCTGTGCATTGTTTGATCACTTTTGCGTTGTGTAACGGCATTGACAAGACTATGATTTGGGACCGATGTAAAGACAGTTTCAAGTTGGATATTCGACGGATATTCGGCTGTAGTTTTAATTACGTTCACCAacagcagttagggaccgtcaacatagtgacaaattacatttttcaaatgtcaaacatcttggccatgttctgttataatctccacccggcacagccagaagaggactggccacccctcatagcctggtttcttcctaggttttggcctttctagggagtttttctagccaccgtgcttctacacctgcattgcttgctgtttggggttttaggctgggtttctgtacagcactttgatatatcagctgatgtaagaagggctatataaatgcatttgatttgatttgatatttcaaTAGCTCTTTACCATTACTCCTAACACTTTCAAAACTGGTTGTTGCTAACCCGatggcatagacacacattgcacaccctttagtttgtccattttcatctcacatggttttacattaatttttcaaagtttagaatttcaatagctccttggtcatgtgacctggtGACTTCAAAccaggttcagaatgtccactcagtgggcctacacattgcacatcCTTTACTTTGTCCATTTTTATCTCACACGTTTACATGAATTTTTCTAAATGTAagatttcaatagctccttggtcatgtgacctaatgtccgctgactacccttctatattgcacactctTGTTTGTGTACTGTAAAATCACGCGGTGTAATGTACATTTTTCATAGTTTCAAATttgcaatagctccttggtcatgtcaaTTACACACCTAAGAAGCATGCAGTGGATATACACCCATATTGCATAACCTCTAGTCATGTATCTTCTATATTGTTGTACATTAATATTAGTTTGACAATTAGGGGGTTCAGTCTAGTGTTGTGCTTACCATTTTCTTTCATATTTATCTACAGTAATTGGTAGTTTTAAGTACTTATTTTCCCTATGTTTTATTTTCCACAGTATTTAACAGTGGTACACAATTGGAGTGAGAGAGAATCTCTTTATATCGTTAATATCAACCATAAAGGAAAAGGACAGAGTACGAGTGTCATGTTATTAATTGTCCaaagcagggatggagagtgagctagTGATGTAGGCTGCAGTGGGTTTGCtggtcaatacatatactgaacatgtaACCACAGTAATGGTGGCCAGTAAATCAAagaataaaaatgtaatattgcCAAATAAACAGAAATGGTAGACAATGACAATGTGTCAATAGACACTTAACTTCAATTAAGTATGAACAATTTCACAGTGTTATctttctctttatccctggttgatgtacatttcagagcctcttcagtgtggatggggtatagcaTACAAAGACTGCACTAAAGTTCTGCAAACTAAAgggggaaaaaggctgcctaaatatgatcccaaatcagagacaacgatagacctctgattgggaaccataccaggccaaacaaagaaataggaaaactagaatgcccacccaaatcacaccccgacctaaccaaatagagaaataaaaaggctttctaaggtcagggcgtgacagtagcccaccccaaaggtgcggactctggccgcaaaacctgactccatgggggagggtccgggtggtgGCTCCGgttcgggacgtagaccccgctccgctCGCTGATCCCTCCGCTTTCGTGGAACCGAAACCGGACCGTGGATTGTTGGCGGggctccggaccgtagatcgttgCCAGGGACTCCGAACCGTAGATCAGAACCCCCGCTGGAGGCTCTTGGCTGCAGACTgtcactggaggctctggaccgcagactgtcgctggaggctctggaccgccgaccgtcgctggaggctttggaccgccgaccgtcgctggaggctttggaccgccgaccgtcgctggaggctctggaccgcagacTGTCGTTGAAGGCTCTGGACCGCAGATCGTCGCTGAAGGCTCTGGACCGCAGACCGTCGCTGAAGGCTCTGGACCGCAGACCGTCGCTGAAGGCTCTGGACCGCAGACACTTGCTGGAGactccggactgtggaccgtcgctggaggttccggactgtggaccgtcgctggaggttacCAAACTGtggactgtcgccggaagctctggattGGGAACTGTCGTCGGAAGCtatggactgggaactgtcgccggaagcttgGTGCGTGGGGCCAGCACTGATGGTACCGGACTAGCGGACTAGCGGGACTAgcgcgaggagcaggcacaggacacactgggctgtgaaggcgcactggcgatacagtgcgtagagccggcgcaggatatcctggaccaAGGTggcgtactggagaccaggagcgctgagccggcacaacccgtcctggctgtaTGCTCAATTTTGCACGGcaagtgcgaggagctggcacagaacgcaccgggctgtgaatgcgcactggagacacagtgtgtATCACCGCATAACATAGTGCCTGAACGGTCACACTCTCCTTAAAGCGAGTGCGGGGTGTTGGCTCTGGTCTGAAACCTGGCTCCACCAACCCCCCCATGTGCCAACCACCCCGTgtctcccccccaaaaatgttgggCCTACCTCTCGTGCTTGTTTCGTGGTCACGAACCCCGGTGTCATCGTTGTTCCTCCCTCGCTGCCTCCGTCTGCTCCCAAGGAAGGCGATCCCTTCCGGCCAGGATCTTCTCCCACATCCAGGATCCCTTACCATCTAAGatatcctcccatgtccaggatgtctgctcctcctggccacgctgcttggtccgtttgtggtggaatcttctgtcacgttcgtttaAAGAtcgattggaccaaggtgcagcgtgtcaggtgtacatttttctttattttaaatgacaccgaaaaacaaaatacaaaactaACATAAAGTGCTGCAGGCTACCCAGCACTGAAACATACCCAAATCacacccgacctaaccaaatagagaaataaaaaggctctctaaggtcagggcgtgacaataatgGAATTATGATTAGTTATAGGCAAATGAATACACAAGCCAAATTGTTATGCTGTTTTCCTTATCACTTTAATCTAGTAGTAATTTATTAGTAGAGGTAATTTCCTTTATGCCCCATTCTACACACAGCCTAAATTATAGGCACTGAACCATTTACAGGACAATAATAAAAGTAGCATATAGGATCCAACCCTATCACAGAGTGAATAAATGTAGAGCGTTTGAAgactttaagaaaaaaatattaagtGGCAGTTACATCAGTACGTGCTTAAAGAAAGTCATATCACAAAGATCACAGATGACAGTGACCACCAAATCTATGACAATAGAGAATGAATTGTAAGCACCAAAGTGTGTTTGTCAAAATAATATCTGCAAAATGTCAGTTGTTCAAAATAATACATATATTTGCAATAGCAATGTATGACATATGCAGTTAAGGAATATTCCAATATACCAACACGACATGTAGGACGAACATAAGACATTCCCACATACAgtagtttttcatttttttatttcacctttattcaaccaggtaagccagttgagaacaagttctcatttacaactgcgacctggccaagataaagcaaagtagtgtgacacaaacaacacagagttacacatgggcagagggaacacccccctattaacatcgatggaacagtagtggagagggtagcaagttttaagttcctcggcatacacatcacagacaaactgaattggtccactcacacagacagcatcgtgaagaaggcgcagcagcgcctcttcaacctcaggaggctgaagaaattcggcttgtcaccaaaagcactcacaaacttctacagatgcacaatcgagagcatcctggcgggctgtatcaccgcctggtatggcaactgcaccgccctcaaccgtaaggctctccagagggtagtgaggtctgcacaacgcatcaccgggggcaaactacctgccctccaggacacctactccacccgatgtcacagaaaggccataaagatcatcaaggacatcaaccacccgagccactgcctgttcaccccgctatcatccagaaggcgaggtcagtacaggtgcatcaaagctgggaccgagagactgaaaaacagcttctatctcaaggccatcagactgttaaacagccaccactaacactgagtggctgctgccaacacactgacactgactcaactccagccactttaataatgggaattgatgggaaatgatgtaaatatatcactagccactttaaacaatgctaccttatataatgttacttaccctacattattcatctcatatgcatacgtatatactgtactctatatcatcgactgtatccttatgtaatatatgtatcactagcca
This window of the Oncorhynchus clarkii lewisi isolate Uvic-CL-2024 chromosome 1, UVic_Ocla_1.0, whole genome shotgun sequence genome carries:
- the LOC139410853 gene encoding furin-like, with the translated sequence MYAEVIYTNIWALHLNCTPEQINKIAKKHGFHNLGKIFPDGNYYHMEQRQVAKQSLQAHYLHNLIFKMDPKVLWFAQQSGRSRKRRHSFTVPTDPFFNQQWYLSEAFDQNVVAAWARGYTGKGVVVSILDDGLETSHPDIAENYDPQASYDMNDNDPNPDTQYTLTRPKRHGTRCAGVVAAVANNGVCGVGVAYQAKIGGVRMLDGQVTDLIEAMSLNLNQQHIDIYSSSWGPEDLGTNLEGPNTLAQEAFIRGTTNGRGGLGSIYVWASGNGGASFDNCNCDGYTNSIYTLSVGSTTERGTLPFYSEPCSAILTTTYSGGSFHHRSIVTTDLHQSCTSDHTGTSASAPLAAGIIALALEANPTLNWRDVQHLVVRASRPVDLRTHDWRTNGVGRPVSHYYGYGLLDAGRLVELASKWKAVKPKRKCTIDLITRAIELRRKLTLRWNVTACHGTRNWIRSLEHIQARLTLTYSRRGDLSITLISPKKTISNLLTTRPYDKMSTGFSDWTFMSTHCWDEDPCGYWVLRIENNGDSTNRGTLTKTKMFQFEVSTSITQRVS